From a region of the Sesamum indicum cultivar Zhongzhi No. 13 linkage group LG3, S_indicum_v1.0, whole genome shotgun sequence genome:
- the LOC105157924 gene encoding E3 ubiquitin-protein ligase MARCH8 isoform X2 — translation MQLAQHDIRTEDTSETEPILSQSSTAERSEECSSSIEITVGVDSSTIAAADLSIPDIAENIALVRAEQPQCRICLDTEGEDLIAPCHCKGTQKYVHRSCLDNWRSTKIVAFLGVLVYKFYGEELREMFGYEEHPYGFYTMAVLAIVLVGLLYGFFIAIICGQRINERHYHVLAKQELTKEYVVEDREANKGMSELDPSHVTELRMLGLY, via the exons ATGCAATTAGCACAACATGATATTCGGACTGAGGATACTTCAGAAACAGAACCCATTTTATCTCAGTCTAGTACAGCAGAGAGATCAGAAGAATGTTCCTCCTCAATTGAAATAACTGTCGGTGTGGATTCTTCTACTATAGCTGCTGCTGATCTATCAATTCCGGATATTGCTGAGAATATTGCTCTCGTGCGTGCAGAGCAACCACAATGCCGCATATGCCTCGACACTGAAG GAGAAGATTTAATTGCACCATGCCATTGTAAGGGCACCCAAAAGTATGTCCACAGATCATGTCTCGATAATTGGAGGTCAACAAAG ATTGTTGCATTTCTTGGCGTGCTGGtgtacaaattttatggaGAAGAACTACGGGAGATGTTTGGTTATGAAGAACACCCGTATGGGTTTTATACAATGGCAG TTTTGGCAATTGTGTTGGTTGGGTTGCTCTATGGCTTCTTTATTGCAATAATATGTGGACAGAGGATCAATGAACGCCACTACCATGTTCTTGCCAAGCAAGAACTGACAAAG GAGTATGTTGTAGAAGACCGAGAAGCTAACAAGGGCATGTCAGAACTTGATCCCAGCCATGTGACTGAGCTAAGAATGCTAGGCCTCTACTAA
- the LOC105157925 gene encoding uncharacterized protein LOC105157925, whose product MALFLSQTLIRTTASPAYLFSAAKLRPSRCLSTQPGCSSLSELTASEAEARAVEKIEDAIHSIIVKRSKPDWLPFVPGASYWVPPRRSSYGVAQIVHKLANSLTDEEYLSLITLQGWPSSAFYIQNGASCDLDIAGVEASSTNTSLHEE is encoded by the exons ATGGCTCTTTTTCTGTCTCAAACCCTAATTCGGACAACCGCCTCTCCTGCCTACCTCTTTTCCGCCGCCAAGCTAAGACCCAGTCGCTGCCTCTCCACTCAGCCGGGGTGCAGCTCGCTATCGGAGCTGACGGCGTCGGAGGCGGAGGCGAGGGCCGTAGAAAAGATTGAGGATGCTATCCATAGCATTATCGTTAAGAGATCCAAACCAGATTGGCTGCCCTTTGTTCCCGGAGCCTCCTATTGGGTACCACCTCGCCGGAGCTCGTACGGCGTTGCCCAGATTGTTCACAAGCTAGCCAACTCCCTCACCGATGAGGAGTATCTTTCTCTTATTACCTTACAGGGATGGCCTTCCTCCGCGTTCTATATTCAAAATG GTGCGTCATGTGATTTGGATATAGCAGGGGTTGAGGCATCATCTACTAACACTTCCTTACACGAGGAATAA
- the LOC105157924 gene encoding E3 ubiquitin-protein ligase MARCH1 isoform X1, translated as MQLAQHDIRTEDTSETEPILSQSSTAERSEECSSSIEITVGVDSSTIAAADLSIPDIAENIALVRAEQPQCRICLDTEGEDLIAPCHCKGTQKYVHRSCLDNWRSTKEGFAFAHCTECRAKFILRANVPPDRWWLRLKFQFLVARDHAIIFVIVQLIVAFLGVLVYKFYGEELREMFGYEEHPYGFYTMAVLAIVLVGLLYGFFIAIICGQRINERHYHVLAKQELTKEYVVEDREANKGMSELDPSHVTELRMLGLY; from the exons ATGCAATTAGCACAACATGATATTCGGACTGAGGATACTTCAGAAACAGAACCCATTTTATCTCAGTCTAGTACAGCAGAGAGATCAGAAGAATGTTCCTCCTCAATTGAAATAACTGTCGGTGTGGATTCTTCTACTATAGCTGCTGCTGATCTATCAATTCCGGATATTGCTGAGAATATTGCTCTCGTGCGTGCAGAGCAACCACAATGCCGCATATGCCTCGACACTGAAG GAGAAGATTTAATTGCACCATGCCATTGTAAGGGCACCCAAAAGTATGTCCACAGATCATGTCTCGATAATTGGAGGTCAACAAAG GAGGGCTTTGCTTTTGCTCACTGTACAGAATGCAGGGCAAAGTTTATATTGCGTGCCAATGTCCCTCCTGATCGGTGGTGGTTGAGGTTAAAGTTTCAATTTCTTGTTGCGAGAGACCATGCTATCATTTTCGTTATTGTTCAGCTG ATTGTTGCATTTCTTGGCGTGCTGGtgtacaaattttatggaGAAGAACTACGGGAGATGTTTGGTTATGAAGAACACCCGTATGGGTTTTATACAATGGCAG TTTTGGCAATTGTGTTGGTTGGGTTGCTCTATGGCTTCTTTATTGCAATAATATGTGGACAGAGGATCAATGAACGCCACTACCATGTTCTTGCCAAGCAAGAACTGACAAAG GAGTATGTTGTAGAAGACCGAGAAGCTAACAAGGGCATGTCAGAACTTGATCCCAGCCATGTGACTGAGCTAAGAATGCTAGGCCTCTACTAA